The following coding sequences are from one Arvicanthis niloticus isolate mArvNil1 chromosome 14, mArvNil1.pat.X, whole genome shotgun sequence window:
- the Gypc gene encoding glycophorin-C, which yields MSSPVSTPPPERLEPNPGMSYGVMEIAIIAAVITAVALVLVCLLFLMLRYLYRHKGTYHTNEAKGTEFAESADAALQSDPALQDAGDTSKKEYFI from the exons ATGAGCAGCCCGGTCAGCACGCCGCCTCCCGAGCGCCTTG AGCCTAACCCAGGGATGTCCTATGGCGTTATGGAGATTGCCATCATTGCAG CTGTGATCACTGCTGTGGCCTTGGTCCTggtctgcctcctctttctcatgCTTCGCTACCTGTACAGGCACAAGGGCACCTATCATACCAATGAGGCCAAAGGCACAGAGTTTGCAGAGAGTGCCGATGCAGCCCTGCAAAGTGACCCTGCCCTCCAGGATGCTGGGGACACCAGCAAGAAGGAATACTTTATCTGA